Proteins encoded in a region of the Pseudomonas viciae genome:
- a CDS encoding protein-glutamate methylesterase/protein-glutamine glutaminase, whose product MVVKVLVVDDSGFFRRRVSEILSADTSIQVVGTATNGKEAIDQALALKPDVITMDYEMPMMDGITAVRHIMQRCPTPVLMFSSLTHEGARVTLDALDAGAVDFLPKNFEDISRNPDKVRQLLCEKVHSISRSNRRLGAYSAPAPVVAPSPAPAPTSAGSFNPAPVRSAPAPTPARPAPVSASSPAPKRKAYKLVAIGTSTGGPVALQRVLTQLPANFPAPIVLIQHMPAAFTKAFAERLDKLCNISVKEAEDGDILRPGLALLAPGGKQMMVDGRGAVKILPGDERLNYKPCVDITFGSAAKSYGDKVLAVVLTGMGADGREGARLLKQGGSAIWAQDEASCVIYGMPMAIVKADLADAVYGLDDIGRHLVEACL is encoded by the coding sequence ATGGTAGTTAAAGTCCTGGTGGTGGACGATTCGGGGTTTTTCCGCCGCCGCGTCTCGGAAATTCTTTCGGCGGATACGAGTATTCAAGTCGTCGGTACGGCGACCAACGGCAAAGAGGCGATCGATCAGGCGCTGGCACTCAAGCCAGACGTGATCACCATGGACTACGAGATGCCGATGATGGATGGCATCACAGCCGTGCGGCATATCATGCAGCGCTGCCCGACTCCCGTATTGATGTTCTCCTCCCTGACCCATGAAGGCGCCCGGGTGACCCTCGATGCGCTGGACGCCGGGGCGGTGGATTTCCTGCCGAAAAATTTCGAAGACATTTCGCGCAACCCCGACAAGGTTCGGCAGTTGCTGTGCGAAAAGGTCCACAGCATTTCTCGCAGCAACCGACGTCTTGGGGCCTACAGCGCGCCAGCGCCTGTGGTTGCGCCAAGCCCTGCGCCAGCCCCGACTTCGGCGGGCAGTTTCAATCCGGCACCGGTGCGCAGTGCACCGGCACCTACGCCTGCACGTCCGGCTCCAGTCAGTGCGTCGTCGCCGGCACCCAAGCGCAAAGCCTACAAACTGGTCGCGATCGGTACGTCCACCGGTGGGCCGGTGGCGCTGCAACGGGTCCTGACCCAGTTGCCGGCCAATTTCCCGGCTCCTATCGTGCTGATCCAGCACATGCCCGCAGCCTTCACCAAGGCCTTCGCCGAGCGATTGGACAAACTGTGCAACATCAGCGTCAAGGAAGCCGAGGATGGTGACATCCTGCGTCCGGGCCTGGCGTTGTTGGCCCCGGGTGGCAAGCAGATGATGGTCGATGGCCGCGGCGCGGTGAAAATCCTGCCGGGCGACGAACGTTTGAACTACAAACCGTGCGTGGACATCACCTTCGGTTCCGCCGCCAAGTCCTACGGTGACAAAGTTCTGGCGGTGGTGCTCACCGGCATGGGCGCCGACGGTCGCGAAGGCGCACGCCTGCTCAAGCAGGGCGGCAGTGCGATCTGGGCCCAGGATGAAGCCAGTTGCGTGATCTACGGCATGCCGATGGCCATCGTCAAAGCAGATCTCGCCGACGCGGTGTACGGGTTGGATGACATCGGTAGACACCTGGTCGAGGCGTGCCTGTAA